The following proteins are encoded in a genomic region of Candidatus Edwardsbacteria bacterium:
- a CDS encoding adenosine-specific kinase → MDIKTVSIQKPEDINFILGQSHFIKTVEDLYEILVSSVPGIKFGLAFCEASGVCLIRAEGTDKEMIALAVENAGNIGAGHSFIIFLRDAYPINVLNAVKNCPEVCRIFCATANPCQVIVAESEQGRGILGVIDGFAPKGVEDEEGVKWRKELLRKIGYKQ, encoded by the coding sequence ATGGACATTAAGACGGTTTCCATACAGAAACCAGAGGACATCAACTTCATCCTGGGGCAGTCCCATTTTATCAAAACAGTAGAGGATCTCTACGAGATATTGGTCTCCTCTGTCCCCGGGATAAAATTCGGGCTGGCCTTCTGCGAGGCCTCGGGTGTCTGTCTGATCAGAGCCGAGGGAACGGATAAAGAGATGATCGCGTTGGCAGTTGAGAACGCCGGGAACATCGGGGCCGGGCACAGCTTCATAATATTTTTAAGGGACGCCTATCCCATCAACGTCCTCAACGCTGTAAAGAACTGCCCAGAAGTATGCCGCATTTTCTGCGCCACCGCCAATCCCTGTCAGGTGATAGTGGCTGAAAGCGAACAGGGGCGGGGCATACTGGGGGTGATAGACGGCTTCGCCCCCAAGGGCGTGGAGGATGAGGAAGGCGTTAAGTGGCGAAAAGAGCTTCTGCGCAAGATCGGATATAAACAATAG